The Setaria italica strain Yugu1 chromosome IX, Setaria_italica_v2.0, whole genome shotgun sequence genome has a window encoding:
- the LOC101780937 gene encoding serine/threonine-protein kinase PBL27 produces MAVEHGEGVGRCILVGLHMDAVGRDLLRWALNKAARRGDRVVAVHIYRKSDLCRTNTLRLIRTLDDYLAEYESLCSQKEIVLVGRATPGSSIQKELVKEAKLCAAMVVVLGANKKYSFGGSTSLAKYCAKKLPPTTTVVAIQNGKPVFVREAPKPPLGAEPKPVLRTVLHPSVGLEPKVIIPNPNRSARSMDFDAEGCGHAAAAAPATKSFDDATTASGGVTLEQRLGWPLLRREHAAAAAVAVPAPSAAKDHEPRKQSVVQWVMSLPRRTAPTESPGTHAGAGLASELKAMLDGGGARCRWFRYEELYDYTNHFSAENLIGNGGNSRVYRGSLACGQQVAIKLSKASAEASKDFLREVDIITKLQHHRIVPLIGVCVEGPNLISVYSYLPRGSLEDNLHGERSKPALSWENRYKAALGIAEALSYVHSGGSRPVIHRDVKSSNILLTEEFEPQLSDFGLAIWAPTNPTSLTHSDVVGTFGYLAPEYFMYGKVTDKVDVYAFGVVLLELLSGRKPISGDGSSPKGQESLVMWATPVLSSGDISDLLDPTLDVEHDEAEMRRMATAACLCIRRSARLRPPISQILSILRGESTASIADQGGAAELDCLDDEAYPAANVRSHLGLALLDVEDSESISSTEHSSGLSPLEEYLRERWSRSSSFD; encoded by the exons ATGGCGGTGGAGCACGGGGAGGGCGTCGGCCGGTGCATACTGGTGGGGCTGCACATGGACGCCGTCGGCAGGGACCTGCTCCGGTGGGCGCTCAACAAGGCGGCGAGAAGGGGGGACCGCGTCGTCGCCGTGCACATTTACCGCAAGTCAG ACTTGTGCAGGACGAACACTCTGAGGCTGATCAGGACGCTGGACGACTACCTGGCGGAGTACGAGTCCCTCTGCAGCCAGAAAGAG ATCGTTCTTGTCGGGCGGGCGACGCCGGGGAGCTCGATCCAGAAGGAGCTGGTGAAGGAGGCCAAGCTCTGCGCCGCCATGGTCGTGGTGCTTGGCGCCAACAAGAAGTACTCCTTCGG AGGGTCGACTTCCCTGGCCAAGTACTGCGCCAAGAAGCTGCCGCCGACGACCACCGTCGTCGCCATCCAGAACGGCAAGCCCGTCTTCGTCCGGGAGGCCCCCAAGCCGCCTCTTG GAGCAGAGCCGAAGCCGGTGTTGCGCACGGTGCTGCACCCGAGCGTGGGGCTGGAGCCCAAGGTGATCATCCCCAACCCGAACCGGAGCGCGCGGTCCATGGACTTCGACGCCGAGGGATGCGGtcacgcggccgcggccgcaccAGCGACGAAGTCCTTCGACGACGCCACCACGGCCTCCGGCGGCGTGACGCTAGAGCAGAGGCTCGGGTGGCCGCTGCTCCGCCgcgagcacgccgccgccgctgcggtggCCGTCCCCGCGCCCAGCGCTGCCAAGGACCATGAGCCGCGGAAGCAGTCGGTGGTGCAGTGGGTGATGAGCCTGCCCCGGCGGACCGCGCCGACGGAGTCCCCGGGGACGCACGCAGGGGCGGGCCTCGCGTCGGAGCTCAAGGCAatgctcgacggcggcggcgcgcggtgccGGTGGTTCCGCTACGAGGAGCTCTACGACTACACCAACCACTTCTCCGCAG AGAACCTGATCGGGAACGGCGGGAACAGCCGGGTGTACAGGGGCAGCCTCGCCTGCGGGCAGCAGGTGGCGATCAAGCTGTCCAAGGCGTCGGCGGAGGCGTCCAAGGACTTCCTCCGGGAGGTGGACATCATCACCAAGCTCCAGCACCACCGGATCGTCCCGCTGATCGGCGTCTGCGTGGAAGGACCCAACCTCATCTCCGTCTACAGCTACCTCCCCCGAGGCAGCCTCGAGGACAACCTCCACG GGGAAAGGTCAAAGCCGGCGCTGTCGTGGGAGAACCGGTACAAGGCGGCGCTGGGGATCGCGGAAGCCCTGAGCTACGTGCACTCCGGCGGCTCGCGGCCGGTGATCCACAGGGACGTCAAGTCCTCCAACATCCTCCTCACGGAGGAGTTCGAGCCCCAG CTTTCGGATTTCGGGCTTGCAATCTGGGCGCCGACGAATCCGACCTCCCTGACGCACAGCGACGTCGTCGGCACGTTCGG GTACCTGGCGCCGGAGTACTTCATGTACGGGAAGGTGACCGACAAGGTGGACGTGTACGCGTTCGGCGTCGTGCTGCTGGAGCTCCTGTCCGGGCGGAAGCCCATCAGCGGCGACGGGTCGTCCCCCAAGGGCCAGGAGAGCCTCGTCATGTGG GCGACTCCGGTGCTTAGCAGCGGCGACATCTCGGACCTGCTGGACCCGACGCTGGACGTGGAGCACGACGAGGCGGAGATGAGGCGGATGGCCACGGCAGCGTGCCTCTGCATCCGGAGGTCGGCTCGACTCAGGCCGCCGATATCGCAG ATACTGAGCATACTACGAGGCGAGAGCACGGCGAGCATCGCCGACcagggcggcgccgcggagctGGACTGCCTGGACGACGAGGCGTACCCGGCGGCGAACGTGAGGTCGCACCTGGGCCTCGCGCTGCTGGACGTGGAGGACTCGGAGTCCATCTCTAGCACGGAGCACAGCAGCGGCCTCAGCCCGTTGGAGGAGTACCTGCGGGAACGGTGGAGCCGATCGTCCAGCTTCGACTGA